TCCTCCAACAGCTTAAGCTGCGCTGTCTCCCAGAGCATCGCCTGAATCGTCGGGTTAAGCTCCGTGCGCGCCGCCTCGATCAACCAATCGATCCCCGTGTAGTGCGAGAAGTTGGTATCGGGTTTTGCCCCAGTCACAACAATCGAGGCAGAGTGATAGAAGCGTGTCAGGAAGACGTCCGCATTCGGGCGCCAGCATTCGTAGTGAACGATCGGGTTGACGTCCTTGCGGATCATTGAGTGATAGGTGGAGTGATCAACCACTTTGAGATTCAGCGTGATTCCCACCTTTTTGAGTTGTGCCTGGACGTTTTCAAACGGACGCCGATAGCTGTCCTTCTCCGTGATTACAGCATCAAGGCTGAACCCATCCGGATACCCTGCTTCGGCAAGCAAGGCCTTTGCTTTATCTCGATCAACGGTGTAGAGCAACCCGGCCTTCGCCACCTCTTCCTTGTCCATGCCCCCAGCAAGGTAGGGAGGAACTACAGCGTATAATGGCTCAGCCACGTCCTCTCCGATAAAGGCGAGGAGTTCGTTTCGATCTATCGCATAGGCGATGGCCCGCCGGACCCGAACGTCGCTGAGCGGTCCTTTGGATATGTTGAGATGCTCAACCTCAGTCTCTCCAGGGCCGAAGATGTCAACTACCGTGTTCGGCTGATTTTTCACGGCGTTGACCCACATCTGTTCCCTGACACCGTCGATCACATCAAGTTGCCCAGCGGCTAAACCCGCTTGCCGACTGTTGATATCTGACATATACCAGACCTCAACCTGTTCTAGAATAGGGGCACCGCGGAAATAATTCTCGTTACGCACAAGGACAACCTTCTGCATCGGCGAGTAGGACTTAAACATGAACGGTCCAGTCCCTACGGGATGTGTTTTGAAGTCCTCCCCTAACGCCTCCACTGCTCGCTTACTGACGATGAACCCTCCGGCATAATCAGCTACCTTGGGTAAGAACAAACTAGGAGAGATAGCCTTTTCAGTCGTGATTTGAACGGTGTATTTATCTACCGCCATGAAAGACAAGCCACTGTACTCTCCCGCGTAGGCCGAGGTATCCTTGTTAGCTGCTTTATTAAGCGAGAAAACAACATCTTCTGCCGTCAACTCATAGCCATCTTCGTATCCCTTAAATGGATGGAACATTACGCCTTTTCTAAGGTGGAAAGTCCAGGTCAAACCGTCCGCTGACACTTCGTAGCTCTCAGCTAGATCAGGCTCAAATTGGGTGATGTCTCCGGGTTTATAGCGAACAAGTCCGTTAAAAACCATATCTACCACCGCACGGTCCATCGTGGCGGCAGCGTAGTGAGGATCAAGGGTCTTTAAATCTGATGCATCAAAGGCAATGCGAAGTACCTGTTTGTCTGCTAAGGCTTGAGCCCAGGGAGCGATTGCAAAACCACCCAAGATTAAGCTAAAAACCAATCCCACGACAAACAATCTTCGATACATTTGGTTATACCTCCTTTTAGCTAGCAACATCGCCATTGTCTTGCGCCAGTCATATTAAAGTATGTAGCCTACCACCTCCCTCTATTTCCTAATTGAGTGCAATTCTATCATTAATATAACAAGAAAAAAGCGAGGTGTCAATATTCACACTAAACCATCTCAACCGCCTGGCTGGGAGAAGACAAGAAAAGTAAATAGTTAAAAATGATTCCTGCTTACCTAACTACGAGAAAGTAGGTCGGGAAACCGCGCTATTCAGAGTTCAGAGATGGTTCATCAAGGCAGTATTCGGCTGAAAACAAGATGGAGCTGACATAAATCGCTTCATGATCTCCTTACATCCAGATCGTCCCGTGCGGGGTGTCCTTGAGCACGATCCCGAGATCATTCAGCCGATCGCGGATCCGATCAGCGAGCTCGAACTCCCGCTTCTTGCGCAGCTCCATCCGCAGCTCGATAAGGAGATCGATCAGATCCCCGGTTGTCGTCTGGAGCATCTCCTCCCGCTTGCGGAAAAGCCCGAGCGGGGCTCCGAGGGTCCGCAGGAGGGAGACGGCGTCCCGCAGCCCGAGTCGGTCCGCGCCAGCGGCGTTGGCACGGAATCGGTTCGCCTCCGAAACGAGCTCCTGGATCGCGGCGAGCGCCCCGACCGTGTTGAAATCGTCGTCCAGCGCCTCCACGTACCTGTCCCTGAACCGGGAGAGCCCGGCGACGAACTCATTCCCTGCCTCTCCCAGCTCACCATCACCGGCGCCGCGCAGCTCGGCCTCCACCTCGGAGATCAGGGTGCGGACCCGGTCGACCGCCTTCTCCGCCTCTGCCAGAGCCGCCTCCGAGTAATCGAGCGGCTTGCGGTAGTGGCGGGAGAGGTAGAAATAGATCACCGTCTCCGGATCGAACCGCTCCAGGACCTCGTAGGCGTAGGCGAAGTTCCCGAGCGACTTCGACATCTTCTCGCCGTTAACGGTGAGCATCCCGTTGTGCAGCCAGAACCGGGAGAAGGTCTTCCCGCTCACCGCCTCGGCCTGGGCGATCTCGTTCTCGTGGTGGGGAAAGATGAGGTCGTTCCCCCCGGCGTGGATGTCCAGCGTCTCTCCCAAGTAATGACGCGAGAGGACGACGCACTCGGTATGCCAGCCTGGTCTCCCCTCGCCCCACGGGGAATCCCACTTCGGCTCACCTGGCTTGGCCGCCTTCCACAGGGTGAAATCGAGGGGATCCTCCTTCAGCTCGGAGGCTGCGACCCTGGCCCCGCTGCGCAGCTCATCGACGCTGCGGCCGGAGAGCTTGCCATACTCACTGAACGCGCGCACGCGGAAGTACACGTCGCCACCTCTCTCGTAGGCGTATCCCTTCTCGATCAACTGCTGGACGAGATCGATCATCCCGGCGATGTGCTCGGTGGCACGCGGGCTGTGGGTCGGGGGGACGACCCCGAGCCGGTCGAGGAGCTGGAAGTACGCCTCGGTGTACCGTGCCGCCACCTCGGCCACCGTCTCCCCGCTCTCCTGTGCCCGGGCGATCAATTTATCGTCCACGTCGGTGATGTTCTGGACGTAGATCACCTCCCACCCCTTGAACAGTTCCATGTAGCGACGCAGTGCGCCGAAGACGAGCACCGGCCGCAGATTCCCGATGTGGAGATGATCGTAGACGGTGGGGCCACAGACGTACATCTTCACCGTCTTTCCGTCCTGCGGCTCGAATTCCTGCTTTTCTCGCGTGAGGGTGTTGTACAGTCTCATGCCCCACCTCCTTTTTTCCGATTATACCGGACGGATCAGCGGCGGTCCGCCCGCACGATGTAGCGGGCAATGAGGGGGAGGAGCACAAGACCGAGTACGAGCAATCCGGCGGTGATCCCCCAGAACTCGGACGGAGGCATCTCCCCTACTCCGGTTATATCCCGCATGGCATCGGCCATGTAAGTGAGGGGGAGCAGCTTGGAGAACGCGCGCAGATAGGACGGCATGATCTCGATCGGGAAGTAGATCCCGGCGAGGAACATCATCAGCATTGCGAAGATGTTGGAGACATTACCCGCGCTCTCCGGACGGCGGACGACCAAGGCGATGAGCGCTCCCATCCCCATTGCCCCGATCGTTGCCGCAGGGACGAAGAGCGCGTAGCGGCCCCAGTCGACGGAGAACTCCAGGTGCAGGGCCGTAATCGCTACGAGCAGGGTGAGGAACGCCGAGACGTAGGCCACAACCAGCCGCACTCCGGCGATCGCCGCAAGAAGGGAGATCGGGCGCATCGGGGTGACGAGGAACCGGTCGAGCTGACGGCGCTCCTTCATCATGGCGAGGTGCCCGGAGATCGCGAACAGCCCGGCGGAGAGGATGGAGAAGGCGATCACCCCGGGGACGACGCGGACAAACCAGTTCCCGCTCGTCTCCCGCACCGCGACCGCGTGGACGGAGACGGCCGGACGCGCACCCTGGCGGGCGAGGTTGAACCGCGTCGATATCCCGCGCGCGATCTGCTCGAAGGCATAATTATCCTGCACCCGGGTCGGATCATAGACGAAGACGAGCGCCTTCCCGTCGTAGACGAGCCCGAAGTCGACCCGCCGCTTTTCGATCCCCTCCTTGAGCGATTCCCGGTCCGGGAAGCTGGTCACCGTGATTCCGTCCGTCTTCTCCAGGACGGAGACGAGCTTCGTTCCCGGAACGCCGTTGAGAACCAGTCCCAACCGGGACTGGTCCTCTCCCCCCATCAGGAATCCGAACACCAAGATGAACAGGACCGGAAACAGGAACGTGAACGCGAGCGCCGTCTTGTCCCGGGCGAAGGTGACAAACTCGGCGTGCAGTAACGCCCTCATCGTTCCGCCTCCCAAGACAAGCGCCGAGCGGCAACAAGAACCGACAGCGCGATCCATCCGAGCGGGACGAGGACGCTCCCGATCGGCGAGGTAGTCCCCTCCGTCAGCCCCAAACCCGCCCGCAACCCGCCGGCGATGTAGGTGACCGGGTTTACGAGGACGATCGCCCGCAAGAATCCGGGCAGATCCCCGACCGGAAAGAAGAGCCCGCCGAGGAACATGAGCGGGATGTTGAGGATGTTGGCGATCGCCATCGCTCCGTTAGCTGTCTTGGCGACCGCGGCGATGAGGAACCCGAACGCAAGAAAAGTGCAGAACCCGAGGATGAGAAACGCAATCGCCTGCGGTCGAGCGAAGTTCACCCTCGCCCCCAGTCCGTACTCGCCGATGGCAAACAGCACGGCGAATTGAACGGCGCTCAGTCCGAGCTGACCTAACGAAAATCCGGCGAGATACCGGGGAACAGTGAGTGGGGTGACCCAGTAGCGGCGGAGCTGAAATCGATCGCGGGCGTAGAGGATCGCCCCCGGGACCCCGAACAGCCCGGCGGTGAAGAACGCCATCAGGACCACTCCGGGGAGGAGGAACGAGGCGTAGGAGAACGAAGCCGGCATCCCCGCCAACGACTCGTTCCTCATCGGGATCTCGTTATTCGGATCAAGCCGTCCGATCCGGACAAGGATCTCGCGGTTGACCCCGGAGACGACCTCGGCGATCACATCTGCGGCGAGGGCGGACCCGCTCCGCGTCGGATCGGTATAGACCGTGATCTCGGCCCCCGCATCGGAGAGGACCGCCTGGTTGAACCCGCGCGGGATCACGATCACCGCCGCCAGCCTCCCGTGCCGCAGCTCCTCCTTGGCGCGAGAGAGAAACTCCTGCTTGTCCTCCCCTGGCCCGGGGCGGTGAAGGGAGAAGAGCGGTTCTTTGCCATCTTCCGGTTCCCCGATCGCCGCAAATGCGGAGATCACAACCCTGGCAAGATCCGGCCCTGCTTCCGCCTCCTCCAGGTTCACCAACCCCACTTGGAAGTTCATCCCGCCCTGTTTCCCGAGATTCCCGAAGATCAGGGTGAGGATCACGAGGAGGAAGACGGGGAACACGATGAACCAAAACAGGGTCACCCGCTCGCGCAGCGCGGTGATGAGGTGAGCGCGGGCAAGTGCGAGGATTCCGTTCATGTGTGATGTCCTTTAAGCTGGTTCACGGGCTTGAATCGAACGTTGGAGGGCGATCACCCAGATCTATCCGCCTTCAGCTCCGCCACGTCCCGCTCTAACCGCTCGATCCGGGACAAGATGGAGATCCAATCCTGATCGAGTCGGGTGAGGATCGACATCATCTTGTCCTGACCGGAGATGATCTCGTCGAAATACACCTTGAACTCGTCCCGAGTGAGGGTCTGGTCAAGCCGGATGCGGATGTCGACCACCTCTCTGGTCAGGTTATGGATCGCGGCTGCGTTTGCCTCGATCTTTTTCCCATTCGCCTTGATCATCTCTGCATTCGCATCGATCTTTCCCGCGTTCGCGTCGATCTTGGCAGCATTCGCATCGATCTTCGCCGAGAGGCGCTTATCCACCTCGTCGATCTTCTTCGAGAGGCGTTTGTCCACATTATCGATCTTTGTTGATAGGCGCTTGTCGACGCCGTCGATCTTCGCCGCGAGCCTCTCCTCGACTTCCTCCAGGTCCTTCTTGCGGACGAGTTCGTCGTTTTGATTGCGCATTTCGTCCTCCACAATCCTTTATACCGATCCGACTGAGTGGTGTCAAAACCAGCAAGAAGCTGGCGCCTAATCCCGCAACCTTCTCCCGGTGAGGGCGAGGAAGACATCCTCCAGGTTCGGCTGGCGGATCACCATGTTATCGAGGGATACCCCGTTCTCGTGCGCCCAGGCAAGAAGATCGCGCAGGGCAGGGACGAGATCGGTGACCTCGACCACCACTGCGTCCCCGTCCCGCCGCACTTTTCCCCCGGGAGGAGGAGTTGGGAGAGCCGCCGTGTCTGACGCGGTGAACTCGATGATCGTCTCCTCCCCGAGTTGTGCCGTGAGCTCCCGCGGGCTGCCGGAAGCGATGATCTTCCCGTGATCCATGATGCACACGTGGTCGGACAATGCCTCCGCCTCCTCCATGTAATGGGTGGTGAGGACGATCGTCTTCCCCTGCGCCTTCAGGTCAGTCACGATCGACCAGATGTTCCGCCGCGCCTGCGGATCGAGTCCGGTCGTCGGCTCATCGAGGAACAACAGATCAGGATCGTTCACCAGCG
The Candidatus Bipolaricaulota bacterium DNA segment above includes these coding regions:
- the cysS gene encoding cysteine--tRNA ligase codes for the protein MRLYNTLTREKQEFEPQDGKTVKMYVCGPTVYDHLHIGNLRPVLVFGALRRYMELFKGWEVIYVQNITDVDDKLIARAQESGETVAEVAARYTEAYFQLLDRLGVVPPTHSPRATEHIAGMIDLVQQLIEKGYAYERGGDVYFRVRAFSEYGKLSGRSVDELRSGARVAASELKEDPLDFTLWKAAKPGEPKWDSPWGEGRPGWHTECVVLSRHYLGETLDIHAGGNDLIFPHHENEIAQAEAVSGKTFSRFWLHNGMLTVNGEKMSKSLGNFAYAYEVLERFDPETVIYFYLSRHYRKPLDYSEAALAEAEKAVDRVRTLISEVEAELRGAGDGELGEAGNEFVAGLSRFRDRYVEALDDDFNTVGALAAIQELVSEANRFRANAAGADRLGLRDAVSLLRTLGAPLGLFRKREEMLQTTTGDLIDLLIELRMELRKKREFELADRIRDRLNDLGIVLKDTPHGTIWM
- a CDS encoding ABC transporter permease; its protein translation is MRALLHAEFVTFARDKTALAFTFLFPVLFILVFGFLMGGEDQSRLGLVLNGVPGTKLVSVLEKTDGITVTSFPDRESLKEGIEKRRVDFGLVYDGKALVFVYDPTRVQDNYAFEQIARGISTRFNLARQGARPAVSVHAVAVRETSGNWFVRVVPGVIAFSILSAGLFAISGHLAMMKERRQLDRFLVTPMRPISLLAAIAGVRLVVAYVSAFLTLLVAITALHLEFSVDWGRYALFVPAATIGAMGMGALIALVVRRPESAGNVSNIFAMLMMFLAGIYFPIEIMPSYLRAFSKLLPLTYMADAMRDITGVGEMPPSEFWGITAGLLVLGLVLLPLIARYIVRADRR
- a CDS encoding ABC transporter permease yields the protein MNGILALARAHLITALRERVTLFWFIVFPVFLLVILTLIFGNLGKQGGMNFQVGLVNLEEAEAGPDLARVVISAFAAIGEPEDGKEPLFSLHRPGPGEDKQEFLSRAKEELRHGRLAAVIVIPRGFNQAVLSDAGAEITVYTDPTRSGSALAADVIAEVVSGVNREILVRIGRLDPNNEIPMRNESLAGMPASFSYASFLLPGVVLMAFFTAGLFGVPGAILYARDRFQLRRYWVTPLTVPRYLAGFSLGQLGLSAVQFAVLFAIGEYGLGARVNFARPQAIAFLILGFCTFLAFGFLIAAVAKTANGAMAIANILNIPLMFLGGLFFPVGDLPGFLRAIVLVNPVTYIAGGLRAGLGLTEGTTSPIGSVLVPLGWIALSVLVAARRLSWEAER
- a CDS encoding ABC transporter ATP-binding protein; this translates as METDSILRVEGLTKHYGEVRAVDGISFSVPQGTVFTILGPNGAGKTTTLEILEGLRAPDSGEIEFFGRRIARVGRQEKTRMGVLLQEGNFEPYLRVKEVIRLFGSFFPQARPVDEVLELVSLTEKKNAFVKQLSGGQQQRLALGTALVNDPDLLFLDEPTTGLDPQARRNIWSIVTDLKAQGKTIVLTTHYMEEAEALSDHVCIMDHGKIIASGSPRELTAQLGEETIIEFTASDTAALPTPPPGGKVRRDGDAVVVEVTDLVPALRDLLAWAHENGVSLDNMVIRQPNLEDVFLALTGRRLRD
- a CDS encoding polyamine ABC transporter substrate-binding protein — encoded protein: MYRRLFVVGLVFSLILGGFAIAPWAQALADKQVLRIAFDASDLKTLDPHYAAATMDRAVVDMVFNGLVRYKPGDITQFEPDLAESYEVSADGLTWTFHLRKGVMFHPFKGYEDGYELTAEDVVFSLNKAANKDTSAYAGEYSGLSFMAVDKYTVQITTEKAISPSLFLPKVADYAGGFIVSKRAVEALGEDFKTHPVGTGPFMFKSYSPMQKVVLVRNENYFRGAPILEQVEVWYMSDINSRQAGLAAGQLDVIDGVREQMWVNAVKNQPNTVVDIFGPGETEVEHLNISKGPLSDVRVRRAIAYAIDRNELLAFIGEDVAEPLYAVVPPYLAGGMDKEEVAKAGLLYTVDRDKAKALLAEAGYPDGFSLDAVITEKDSYRRPFENVQAQLKKVGITLNLKVVDHSTYHSMIRKDVNPIVHYECWRPNADVFLTRFYHSASIVVTGAKPDTNFSHYTGIDWLIEAARTELNPTIQAMLWETAQLKLLE